A region of Streptomyces sp. NBC_01750 DNA encodes the following proteins:
- a CDS encoding VOC family protein — MAIQRMDNVGIVVEDMDAAIAFFVELGMELEGRAEVEGLFADQCTGLDGVRCDIAMVRTPDGHSWLELAKYRSPAVISAGPRNRPHNILGTHRVMFAVDDIEDTVARLRPHGAELVGEIARFEDSYLLCYLRGPEGIIVGLAEQLR; from the coding sequence ATGGCGATTCAGCGGATGGACAACGTCGGCATCGTCGTCGAGGACATGGATGCCGCCATCGCGTTCTTCGTGGAACTCGGTATGGAGCTGGAGGGCAGGGCGGAGGTCGAGGGCCTCTTCGCCGACCAGTGCACGGGACTCGACGGCGTCCGCTGTGACATCGCGATGGTCCGGACCCCAGATGGTCACAGCTGGCTCGAGCTGGCGAAGTACCGCAGCCCCGCGGTGATCAGCGCCGGGCCGCGCAACCGGCCGCACAACATTCTGGGCACGCACCGCGTCATGTTCGCCGTCGACGACATCGAGGACACCGTAGCCCGCCTGCGCCCGCACGGCGCCGAACTCGTCGGCGAGATCGCCAGGTTCGAGGACAGCTATCTGCTCTGCTACCTCCGCGGCCCGGAGGGCATCATCGTCGGACTGGCCGAGCAACTGCGCTGA
- a CDS encoding IS1380 family transposase: MKVSHTPAAVSAAFDDPNLIAHAGLVPVMQLAERCGLARLVAEKVKLTGAKNGAGAGPDAKVTSIVAGMAAGADSIDDLHVLRHGAMPVLFAGVRAPSTLGSFLRAFTHGHALQLHAVHRRFLAALASHTPLLPGAGEKAFIDVDSTHKRVYGRTKQGAEYGRFKGVRTLHPLLATICTPASRPVIATVRMRRGKAADSRGAPKLVSEALATAVEVGCTGLRILRADSQFYNAGVIAACRRTGARFSITCGMNPSIKRAVLGIPDEAWQQITYPTAVPDPDTGELISGAEVAEIPAYTAFTGRKKSERVTARLIVRRVRDLAEPAVVGEQGELFPLWRYHPFFTDNPAPTLQSEREHRHHAVVEQVIADSKAAALAHLPSGHFHANSAWLTLWAMTYNLLRATGALTSAFHAKATTATLRAHLIHVPARTARSARRVTLHLPNNWPWQHAWTHLFDTVHGPAG, encoded by the coding sequence ATGAAAGTTTCCCATACTCCGGCGGCGGTCTCCGCTGCGTTCGACGACCCGAATCTGATCGCGCATGCCGGGCTGGTCCCGGTGATGCAGCTGGCCGAGCGGTGCGGGCTGGCCCGTCTGGTGGCGGAGAAGGTGAAGCTGACCGGAGCGAAGAACGGCGCGGGTGCCGGGCCGGATGCCAAGGTCACCAGCATCGTGGCCGGGATGGCCGCCGGTGCGGACAGCATCGACGACCTTCACGTCCTGCGCCACGGCGCGATGCCCGTGTTGTTCGCAGGCGTCCGTGCGCCCTCCACGCTGGGCAGCTTCCTGCGCGCGTTCACCCACGGTCACGCACTCCAGCTCCACGCGGTGCACCGCAGGTTCCTGGCCGCTTTGGCCTCGCACACGCCGCTGCTGCCCGGCGCAGGCGAGAAGGCGTTCATCGATGTCGACTCCACCCACAAACGGGTCTACGGCCGGACCAAGCAGGGCGCCGAGTACGGCCGGTTCAAGGGCGTCCGCACCCTGCACCCGCTGCTGGCCACGATCTGCACCCCCGCCTCGCGGCCGGTGATCGCCACCGTGCGGATGCGCCGCGGGAAGGCAGCCGACTCACGCGGCGCCCCGAAACTGGTCAGTGAGGCGCTGGCCACCGCCGTCGAGGTCGGCTGCACCGGCCTGCGGATCCTGCGGGCAGATTCACAGTTCTACAACGCCGGTGTAATCGCCGCCTGCCGCCGGACCGGGGCCCGCTTCTCCATCACCTGCGGCATGAACCCCTCCATCAAGCGGGCCGTCCTCGGCATTCCGGACGAGGCATGGCAGCAGATCACCTATCCCACCGCGGTGCCCGACCCCGACACCGGCGAGCTCATCTCCGGCGCCGAAGTCGCCGAGATACCCGCCTACACCGCCTTCACCGGCCGCAAGAAGAGCGAGCGGGTCACGGCCCGGCTGATCGTGCGCCGGGTCCGGGACCTGGCCGAACCCGCCGTCGTGGGTGAACAGGGCGAGCTGTTCCCCCTCTGGCGCTACCACCCGTTCTTCACCGACAACCCCGCCCCGACCCTCCAGTCAGAACGGGAACACCGTCACCACGCCGTCGTCGAGCAGGTCATCGCCGACAGCAAAGCCGCAGCTCTGGCCCACCTGCCGTCCGGACACTTCCACGCCAACTCCGCCTGGCTGACCCTGTGGGCGATGACCTACAACCTGCTGCGGGCCACCGGTGCTCTGACCTCCGCCTTCCACGCCAAGGCCACCACCGCCACCCTCCGCGCCCACCTGATCCACGTTCCCGCCCGGACCGCCCGCTCCGCACGGCGCGTCACCCTGCACCTACCGAACAACTGGCCCTGGCAGCACGCCTGGACACACCTCTTCGACACCGTCCACGGCCCAGCCGGCTGA
- a CDS encoding TetR/AcrR family transcriptional regulator produces MGRVSHAQAQANRQRVVERASQLFRERGTGVSVADLMKAAGLTHGGFYKQFASKEALIDEAVIHAVGELAEHHATTLEEHEGHRGEAQQALIDGYLSVRHRDNPASGCPVAALATDMARHSGDHGAHRTYTEGVQDFTQWLATDDEDGIARLCTMLGALLLARATKDSPLSEQVLSAARTALSPAPQPRV; encoded by the coding sequence ATGGGTCGCGTCTCACATGCACAGGCACAGGCGAACCGCCAGCGGGTCGTGGAGCGGGCCTCGCAGCTGTTCCGCGAGCGGGGCACGGGCGTGAGCGTCGCGGATCTGATGAAGGCGGCCGGCCTGACGCACGGCGGCTTCTATAAGCAGTTCGCCTCCAAGGAGGCTCTGATCGACGAGGCGGTCATCCACGCGGTCGGCGAACTGGCCGAGCACCACGCCACCACACTCGAGGAGCACGAGGGGCACCGCGGCGAGGCCCAGCAGGCCCTGATCGACGGATACTTGTCCGTCCGGCACCGGGACAACCCCGCCTCGGGCTGCCCCGTCGCCGCGCTCGCCACCGACATGGCCCGACACAGTGGCGACCACGGGGCGCACCGCACCTACACCGAAGGGGTACAGGACTTCACCCAGTGGCTCGCCACCGACGACGAGGACGGCATCGCCCGGCTGTGCACCATGCTCGGCGCCCTTCTCCTGGCCCGCGCCACCAAGGACTCCCCGCTGTCCGAGCAGGTCCTCTCCGCCGCCCGCACCGCACTGTCACCCGCCCCGCAACCACGTGTCTGA